In uncultured Draconibacterium sp., one genomic interval encodes:
- a CDS encoding acyltransferase — MEKVEFNRPSHFQYLCMIIRTLFSYSFFRHTAYLFSYFVINFARGRRILNVGKKSKIHPTVILREAERISIGENCLLNHNNVLQAGRKNAVISIGNFVHTGPGVMMFAYNHSTDDINTPSIKQDYYDGDIVIQDDVWIGAGSIILANVTIGKGAVIAAGSVVNKNVPEYAVVGGVPIKILKYRNK, encoded by the coding sequence ATGGAAAAAGTTGAATTTAATAGGCCCTCTCATTTTCAGTATTTATGCATGATAATAAGAACCTTATTTTCATACTCTTTCTTCAGGCATACTGCATATTTGTTCTCCTACTTTGTAATTAATTTTGCTAGAGGGCGAAGAATACTAAACGTTGGGAAAAAGAGTAAAATTCACCCAACTGTCATTCTACGTGAGGCTGAAAGGATCAGCATCGGTGAGAATTGTTTGCTAAACCATAATAATGTCCTGCAAGCAGGAAGAAAAAATGCAGTTATAAGTATCGGCAATTTTGTACATACCGGCCCCGGGGTAATGATGTTTGCCTATAATCATTCGACGGATGACATTAATACTCCAAGTATAAAACAAGACTATTATGATGGTGATATTGTAATTCAAGATGATGTTTGGATTGGCGCTGGTTCAATAATTCTCGCCAATGTGACAATCGGAAAAGGAGCTGTTATAGCTGCAGGTAGTGTTGTAAACAAGAATGTTCCAGAATATGCCGTCGTTGGTGGTGTTCCGATTAAAATTTTAAAATACAGAAATAAATAA
- a CDS encoding ATP-grasp domain-containing protein has product MITVAILDGQTIQALPVAKSLKKLGYYVILLCETKNSYGYNTKYADKRLIFPSTKKDNISNYHESLMQLIVNNKIDVIIPMNDDSARYMSLYKKQIATYTNCIIPNYKTFMKGYDKNQLMNLCFENNFPHPRTIDLSIPEIEIAHANISFPALIKPNETSGARGFAIVNSVEKMRSKLPQIVKEYGNCHLQEYIPPGGKQFKVELFVYKKELINSTVIHKMRFYPEKGGSSCFNQTIDRKDLVQLCYKVLKKINWEGFADFDLIEDPRDNIIKIMEINPRIPACIKASYSAGVDFAENIVSTSLKLTPKKFNYTPGTYLRYLGLDFLWFVKSKNRFKTKPKWFNQLFSSHQSLQDGSLDDLKPFIYGTIGSLLKQLDPRFRATKKGMN; this is encoded by the coding sequence ATGATAACAGTTGCAATTCTTGACGGTCAGACGATTCAAGCATTACCTGTTGCCAAAAGTTTAAAAAAACTGGGGTATTATGTAATTCTATTATGTGAGACTAAAAACTCATACGGATATAATACAAAATACGCGGACAAAAGACTCATATTTCCATCTACCAAAAAAGATAATATCTCAAATTATCATGAAAGTCTCATGCAACTCATTGTTAACAATAAAATAGATGTTATAATTCCGATGAATGATGATTCTGCCCGTTATATGAGTTTGTATAAAAAACAAATTGCAACATATACGAATTGTATAATTCCAAATTATAAGACTTTCATGAAAGGATATGATAAGAATCAACTGATGAATCTTTGTTTTGAAAATAATTTTCCTCATCCCAGAACCATTGATTTGTCTATTCCTGAGATTGAAATTGCTCATGCAAACATATCTTTTCCTGCTTTAATTAAACCCAACGAAACGAGTGGAGCCAGAGGATTTGCAATTGTTAATTCAGTAGAAAAAATGAGGTCAAAATTACCTCAGATCGTTAAAGAATACGGGAATTGCCATTTGCAAGAATATATTCCACCAGGAGGCAAACAATTTAAAGTTGAACTATTTGTATACAAAAAAGAATTAATAAACTCAACAGTTATCCATAAAATGAGGTTTTATCCTGAAAAAGGCGGAAGCAGTTGCTTCAATCAAACTATTGACAGAAAAGATTTGGTACAGCTGTGTTATAAGGTACTTAAAAAGATTAATTGGGAAGGATTTGCCGATTTTGATTTAATCGAAGACCCACGAGACAATATTATTAAAATAATGGAAATCAATCCAAGAATACCAGCATGTATAAAAGCCTCATACTCAGCCGGAGTTGATTTTGCCGAGAATATTGTAAGTACTTCACTAAAGCTGACACCAAAAAAATTCAATTATACGCCAGGTACTTACTTGCGCTATTTAGGTTTAGATTTTTTATGGTTTGTAAAATCAAAAAACAGATTTAAGACCAAACCGAAGTGGTTCAATCAACTTTTTAGCAGTCACCAGTCTCTTCAAGATGGAAGTTTAGATGATTTAAAACCATTTATATATGGAACAATCGGCAGTCTTTTAAAACAATTGGATCCCCGATTCAGAGCAACAAAAAAAGGAATGAACTAA
- a CDS encoding acyltransferase, which translates to MNTQVTPWYKGQLRSFLIEIIEGTISISLLGALISNFFYFIHEHVIWRKRLLKKGKYVRIHTRASIRNAQNITMGNNVRITMDCCIWAEKNSKIIFGDNVLVGPGAKLFSGNHGMIQNGIPMVYQQRTEADIVIGNDVWIGANSVVTSGVTIADGVVIAAGSIVTKDVPQYCVVGGIPAKLIKKRDL; encoded by the coding sequence TTGAATACTCAAGTAACTCCTTGGTATAAAGGACAACTCAGATCTTTCTTAATTGAGATCATTGAAGGAACTATCTCCATAAGCCTTTTAGGTGCCTTAATCTCAAATTTTTTTTATTTCATACACGAGCATGTTATATGGAGAAAAAGGCTGTTAAAGAAAGGTAAATATGTAAGGATTCATACCAGAGCATCAATTAGAAATGCACAAAATATAACAATGGGGAATAATGTACGCATAACAATGGATTGCTGTATATGGGCAGAAAAGAACTCTAAAATAATATTTGGAGACAATGTATTAGTTGGTCCGGGTGCAAAATTATTCAGTGGAAATCACGGGATGATTCAAAATGGAATCCCGATGGTATATCAACAACGAACTGAAGCTGATATAGTAATTGGAAACGATGTATGGATAGGTGCAAATAGTGTTGTTACATCTGGAGTTACAATTGCAGATGGAGTCGTCATTGCTGCAGGATCTATTGTTACCAAAGATGTACCTCAATATTGCGTTGTTGGAGGGATCCCTGCTAAACTTATAAAAAAAAGAGATTTGTAA
- a CDS encoding WecB/TagA/CpsF family glycosyltransferase — MRDRFKIQNVGISITDLNDAVKLIMEQANSKTPAYVCVINTRATYIGNHDPDYCRILNSSFLTVPDGKPIEWYAHASGLKQVKKTSGPDLFESICSTTQNEKYTHFLYGSTPEVIQKMKDNLLIKYPNLQIVGAVSPPFGSPEELANDAIVKLINKLKPTFFWLGLGAPKQERVMDLFIKSIDSSILIGVGLVFDYQAGNVKRAPIWMQKAGMEGIYRLIQQPRRVNYRSLSVLFSIVPQILRILFIKKVYGKS, encoded by the coding sequence ATGAGAGATAGATTTAAAATTCAAAATGTTGGAATAAGTATTACTGATTTAAACGATGCTGTAAAACTTATCATGGAACAAGCAAATAGCAAAACTCCCGCCTATGTTTGTGTTATTAATACGAGGGCAACGTATATAGGGAACCACGATCCAGATTATTGTCGAATTTTAAATAGCTCGTTTTTAACAGTTCCGGATGGTAAGCCTATTGAATGGTACGCACATGCTTCAGGATTAAAACAAGTCAAAAAGACCTCAGGGCCAGATTTATTTGAAAGCATTTGTAGCACCACACAAAATGAAAAATACACACATTTTCTGTATGGCAGTACACCAGAAGTAATTCAGAAAATGAAGGACAACCTTCTAATAAAATATCCCAATCTTCAAATAGTTGGGGCCGTATCTCCTCCTTTTGGTTCACCTGAAGAACTTGCCAACGATGCAATAGTAAAGCTAATAAATAAATTAAAACCAACTTTTTTTTGGTTAGGACTTGGAGCACCAAAACAGGAACGGGTTATGGATTTATTTATAAAAAGCATCGATTCATCCATCTTGATAGGTGTAGGATTAGTATTTGATTATCAAGCCGGAAATGTAAAACGGGCACCAATTTGGATGCAGAAAGCTGGCATGGAAGGGATATATCGCTTAATTCAGCAACCTAGAAGAGTTAACTATCGGTCCTTATCCGTTTTATTTAGTATTGTGCCCCAAATTTTAAGGATTCTTTTTATAAAAAAAGTATATGGAAAAAGTTGA